The Zea mays subsp. mays mitochondrion, complete genome genome contains a region encoding:
- the cox2 gene encoding cytochrome c oxidase subunit 2 — translation MILRLLECRFFTIALCDAAEPWQLGFQDAATPMMQGIIDLHHDIFFFLILILVFVLWMLVRALWHFNEQTNPIPQRIVHGTTIEIIWTIFPSVILLFIAIPSFALLYSMDGVLVDPAITIKAIGHQWYWTYEYSDYNSSDEQSLTFDSYMIPEDDLELGQLRLLEVDNRVVVPAKTHLRMIVTSADVLHSWAVPSLGVKCDAVPGRLNLTSILVQREGVYYGQCSEICGTNHAFMPIVVEAVTLKDYADWVSNQLILQTN, via the exons ATGATTCTTCGTTCATTAGAATGTCGATTCCTCACAATCGCTCTTTGTGATGCTGCGGAACCATGGCAATTAGGATCTCAAGACGCAGCAACACCTATGATGCAAGGAATCATTGACTTACATCACGATATCTTTTTCTTCCTCATTCTGATTTTGGTTTTCGTATCACGGATGTTGGTTCGCGCTTTATGGCATTTCAACGAGCAAACTAATCCAATCCCGCAAAGGATTGTTCATGGAACTACTATCGAAATTATTCGGACCATTTTTCCTAGTGTCATTCCATTGTTCATTGCTATACCATCGTTTGCTCTGTTATACTCAATGGACGGGGTATTAGTAGATCCAGCCATTACTATCAAAGCTATTGGACATCAATGGTATCGGA CTTATGAGTATTCGGACTATAACAGTTCCGATGAACAGTCACTCACTTTTGACAGTTATACGATTCCAGAAGATGATCCAGAATTGGGTCAATCACGTTTATTAGAAGTTGACAATAGAGTGGTTGTACCAGCCAAAACTCATCTACGTATGATTGTAACACCCGCTGATGTACCTCATAGTTGGGCTGTACCTTCCTCAGGTGTCAAATGTGATGCTGTACCTGGTCGTTCAAATCTTACCTCCATCTCGGTACAACGAGAAGGAGTTTACTATGGTCAGTGCAGTGAGATTTGTGGAACTAATCATGCCTTTACGCCTATCGTCGTAGAAGCAGTGACTTTGAAAGATTATGCGGATTGGGTATCCAATCAATTAATCCTCCAAACCAACTAA